The proteins below are encoded in one region of Neisseria bacilliformis:
- the sdhA gene encoding succinate dehydrogenase flavoprotein subunit, translating into MSFPIRKFDAVIVGGGGAGLRAALQLSKAGLNTAVLSKVFPTRSHTVAAQGGISASLGNVQEDRWDWHMYDTVKGSDWLGDQDAIEFMCRAAPEAVIELEHMGMPFDRVESGKIYQRPFGGHTAEHGKRAVERACAVADRTGHAMLHTLYQQNVRANTQFFVEWTALDLIRNENGDVLGVTVMEMETGDVYIFHAKAVLFATGGAGRIYASSTNAFMNTGDGLGICARAGIPLEDMEFWQFHPTGVAGAGVLITEGVRGEGGILLNAQGERFMERYAPTVKDLASRDVVSRAMAMEIYEGRGCGKNKDHVLLKIDHIGAEKIMEKLPGIREISIQFAGIDPIKDPIPVVPTTHYMMGGIPTNYHGEVVVPKGNNLEEPVKGLYAAGECACASVHGANRLGTNSLLDLVVFGKSAGDSMIVYVKEQSDWKPLPDDAGEFTKRRLDRLNNQTGGEKVDALRGELQRTVQLHAGVFRTDAILKEGVEKVLNLYERSKNTEIGDKSMVWNTARIEALELDNLMEVAKATMIAAEARKESRGAHASDDHPDRDDVNWMKHSLFYTEDNRLAYKPVHTQPLTVEYIKPAKRVY; encoded by the coding sequence ATGAGCTTCCCTATCCGAAAATTTGATGCCGTCATCGTCGGCGGCGGCGGCGCGGGTCTGCGCGCCGCACTGCAACTTTCCAAAGCTGGCCTGAATACCGCCGTGCTGTCCAAAGTGTTCCCCACCCGTTCCCACACCGTCGCCGCCCAAGGCGGCATTTCCGCCTCGCTCGGCAACGTGCAGGAAGACCGCTGGGACTGGCATATGTACGACACCGTAAAAGGTTCGGACTGGCTGGGCGACCAGGATGCGATCGAGTTTATGTGCCGTGCCGCACCCGAGGCCGTTATCGAGCTGGAACACATGGGCATGCCCTTCGACCGCGTTGAAAGCGGCAAAATCTACCAGCGTCCGTTCGGCGGCCATACCGCAGAACACGGCAAACGCGCGGTGGAACGCGCCTGCGCCGTGGCCGACCGCACCGGCCATGCCATGCTGCATACGCTCTACCAGCAGAATGTCCGTGCCAATACCCAGTTTTTCGTCGAGTGGACGGCCTTGGATCTGATCCGCAATGAAAACGGCGATGTGTTGGGCGTTACCGTGATGGAGATGGAAACGGGCGACGTTTATATCTTCCACGCCAAAGCGGTGCTGTTCGCCACCGGCGGGGCAGGGCGCATTTATGCTTCGTCCACCAATGCGTTTATGAACACTGGCGACGGTTTGGGCATCTGCGCCCGCGCAGGCATTCCGTTGGAAGATATGGAGTTCTGGCAGTTCCACCCCACCGGCGTGGCCGGAGCGGGCGTGCTGATTACCGAAGGCGTGCGCGGCGAAGGCGGCATCCTGCTGAATGCGCAGGGCGAACGCTTTATGGAACGCTACGCCCCGACGGTGAAGGATCTGGCTTCGCGCGACGTGGTTTCCCGCGCCATGGCGATGGAGATTTACGAAGGACGCGGCTGCGGCAAAAACAAAGACCATGTGCTGCTGAAAATCGACCACATCGGTGCCGAGAAAATCATGGAAAAACTGCCTGGCATCCGCGAGATTTCCATCCAGTTCGCCGGCATCGACCCGATCAAAGACCCGATTCCGGTGGTGCCGACCACCCACTACATGATGGGTGGTATTCCGACCAATTATCACGGCGAAGTCGTCGTGCCCAAAGGAAACAATCTCGAAGAGCCGGTAAAAGGTTTGTATGCGGCGGGCGAATGCGCCTGCGCCTCCGTGCACGGTGCGAACCGTTTGGGCACTAACTCTCTGCTGGATTTGGTTGTGTTCGGTAAATCGGCAGGCGACAGCATGATTGTCTATGTCAAAGAACAGAGCGATTGGAAGCCTTTGCCGGATGATGCGGGCGAATTTACCAAACGCCGCCTGGACCGTTTGAACAACCAGACCGGCGGCGAGAAAGTCGATGCCCTGCGCGGCGAATTGCAGCGCACCGTCCAGCTTCACGCAGGCGTGTTCCGCACCGACGCCATTTTGAAAGAAGGCGTGGAAAAAGTGCTCAACTTGTACGAACGCTCGAAAAACACCGAAATCGGCGATAAAAGTATGGTGTGGAATACCGCGCGCATCGAGGCTTTGGAGCTGGACAATCTGATGGAAGTGGCCAAAGCCACCATGATTGCGGCCGAAGCGCGTAAAGAATCGCGCGGCGCGCACGCATCCGACGACCATCCCGACCGCGACGATGTGAATTGGATGAAACACTCGCTGTTTTATACCGAAGACAACCGGCTGGCTTACAAACCGGTGCACACGCAGCCTTTGACCGTGGAATATATCAAACCGGCAAAACGCGTTTATTGA